The Trichocoleus sp. FACHB-46 genome has a segment encoding these proteins:
- a CDS encoding cytochrome c oxidase subunit II: MKIPSAISAMIAGILLTLVSVWYGQNHDLLPIAASEEASLVDGLFNVMMTIGTGIFLLVQGVLIVSIIRFRRREGDDTDGPPIHGNIPLEILWTAIPAIIVLGISVYSFEVYLREGGVDPMNHAAAHAPKPERIAQMPGAAIAATLTDAPATENRNQLEQEKALQDPATAAVRNETIPQRKDAPSEGVTAGKVGATPDKQGKAPEMVVNVTGLQFAWIFTYPDSGIVAAELHVPAGREVKLNISANDVIHAFWVPEFRLKQDAVPGLQSELRFTPNRVGEYPLICAELCGAYHGAMKTKVLVQAPGDFDNWVQSQKATASADLTQAIAANPAELSTDEFLAPYTQDLGISAAALQELPHSMHQMHHADTVGSTAS, translated from the coding sequence GTGAAAATCCCAAGCGCTATTTCAGCCATGATTGCTGGCATCCTACTGACACTCGTGAGTGTTTGGTACGGCCAAAATCATGATTTGTTGCCAATTGCAGCTTCTGAAGAAGCTTCTCTCGTAGACGGGCTCTTCAATGTGATGATGACTATCGGAACTGGCATTTTCTTGTTAGTTCAGGGAGTCCTCATTGTTTCCATCATTCGATTCCGACGGCGTGAGGGGGACGATACAGACGGGCCTCCCATCCACGGCAACATTCCCCTGGAAATCCTTTGGACCGCGATCCCCGCCATCATTGTTTTGGGTATTTCGGTCTATAGCTTCGAGGTTTATCTGCGGGAAGGGGGGGTTGATCCCATGAATCACGCGGCTGCCCATGCTCCTAAACCAGAGCGGATCGCTCAAATGCCTGGAGCGGCGATCGCGGCCACCCTCACGGATGCACCCGCCACAGAAAATCGCAATCAACTAGAGCAAGAGAAGGCTCTGCAAGATCCGGCGACAGCTGCGGTTAGAAATGAAACGATTCCTCAGCGCAAGGATGCTCCGAGTGAAGGAGTTACCGCAGGCAAGGTAGGGGCAACACCTGATAAGCAAGGCAAAGCCCCCGAAATGGTGGTGAACGTCACAGGCTTGCAATTCGCCTGGATCTTTACTTACCCAGACAGCGGTATTGTTGCGGCTGAGTTGCATGTCCCGGCAGGGCGCGAAGTTAAGCTCAACATCTCTGCCAACGATGTGATTCATGCCTTCTGGGTACCAGAATTTCGCTTGAAGCAAGATGCAGTGCCTGGCTTGCAGAGTGAACTACGCTTTACGCCTAATAGAGTTGGCGAATATCCCCTGATTTGTGCCGAGCTTTGCGGTGCCTACCACGGTGCGATGAAAACTAAAGTCTTGGTTCAGGCCCCTGGAGACTTTGATAATTGGGTTCAAAGTCAGAAGGCAACTGCATCAGCAGACTTAACCCAGGCGATCGCGGCTAACCCAGCCGAGCTATCTACCGATGAATTTTTAGCGCCTTACACCCAAGATTTAGGCATCAGCGCAGCAGCCCTCCAGGAACTTCCCCATAGCATGCATCAAATGCATCATGCGGATAC
- a CDS encoding heme A synthase: MTDSVLPRHPESATESSQLIQWISRFVMRMAIATLLLMAIGSATRVMNAGLACPDWPLCYGELVPRQQMNLQVFLEWFHRLDAALLGLSSLALFGVTWWNRRQLPAWLPWSATLVVSLIVFQGALGGLTVTELLRFDIVTAHLGTALLYFTTLLVIRMALVPYQGTGTVGQLPWVSLSAAVFVYAQSILGALVGSQWALHQCFGAAQLCQVMNSHIAGVVPASLATIATVWLAWRTPALSPLLRQFANWIAGLLVLQVALGIATFRLHLQVEPLTVAHQAIGAGLLGTLVAFTVLALRDRASAKATESTTSSGQSLPSAQSEPA; this comes from the coding sequence ATGACAGATTCTGTCTTACCTCGCCACCCTGAATCAGCGACAGAGTCATCCCAGCTCATTCAATGGATCTCACGCTTTGTCATGCGGATGGCGATCGCGACGTTGCTGTTGATGGCGATTGGCAGTGCTACCCGAGTCATGAATGCTGGATTAGCCTGCCCCGACTGGCCTTTGTGCTATGGCGAGTTGGTGCCCCGCCAGCAGATGAATCTGCAAGTGTTCCTAGAGTGGTTTCACCGCTTAGATGCCGCCCTTCTAGGTTTGTCTTCGCTCGCTTTATTTGGAGTTACTTGGTGGAATCGCCGCCAATTGCCAGCTTGGTTGCCTTGGTCTGCCACGCTGGTAGTGAGCTTAATTGTGTTTCAAGGAGCGTTGGGAGGGCTGACGGTTACTGAACTCCTCCGCTTCGACATCGTTACGGCTCATTTGGGAACGGCGCTGTTATATTTCACGACGTTGCTCGTGATTCGCATGGCATTGGTGCCTTACCAAGGCACAGGCACCGTTGGCCAACTTCCCTGGGTCAGCTTGAGCGCCGCTGTTTTCGTCTATGCTCAAAGCATTTTAGGCGCGTTAGTTGGCTCTCAGTGGGCATTACACCAATGCTTTGGTGCCGCCCAGCTTTGCCAAGTCATGAACAGCCATATCGCTGGAGTGGTGCCCGCTAGTTTAGCCACCATTGCAACGGTGTGGCTCGCTTGGCGAACCCCTGCGCTCAGCCCCCTGCTGCGCCAATTTGCCAACTGGATTGCAGGTTTGTTGGTGTTGCAAGTTGCCTTGGGGATCGCTACATTTCGCTTACACCTACAAGTTGAACCCCTGACTGTGGCTCACCAAGCAATCGGTGCTGGCTTACTCGGAACGCTGGTAGCGTTTACGGTGCTGGCTCTTCGCGATCGCGCTAGTGCTAAAGCTACTGAGTCAACAACCTCATCAGGGCAATCCTTGCCGAGTGCTCAGTCTGAACCTGCCTAG
- a CDS encoding heme o synthase, with product MQETLWTQAPRRNQNLVQVIQSYYQLTKPRIILLLLITTAGGMWIAAEGQVNPLLLLVTLTGGTLAAASANTINCLYDRDIDYVMERTRHRPLPSGRVQPRDALIFALALASISFSLLVVFANLLSALLAMSGILVYVLVYTHWLKRHSTQNIVIGGAAGAIPPLVGWAAVTGDLSWAAWVLFAIVFFWTPPHFWALALMIRKDYASVGVPMLPVVEGEAATARQILWYSLLLIPVTLLLVYPLHVMGAVYAVVALLLGGVLVQKAWQLMQAPEDLDQARSLFKYSILYMMLLCAGMVVDSLPVTHQLLSFCTEHLQALISAIPMLQGLTV from the coding sequence ATGCAAGAAACGCTTTGGACTCAAGCCCCCCGCCGCAACCAAAACTTGGTTCAGGTTATTCAGAGCTACTACCAACTCACCAAACCTCGCATTATCCTGCTGCTGCTAATTACGACTGCGGGTGGCATGTGGATTGCAGCCGAGGGCCAAGTTAATCCGCTGCTCCTGCTCGTGACGCTGACGGGTGGTACTTTGGCAGCGGCTTCAGCGAACACGATCAACTGTTTATACGATCGCGATATTGACTATGTGATGGAGCGGACTCGCCATCGACCCCTACCGTCTGGACGAGTGCAGCCTCGGGATGCGCTGATTTTCGCGCTCGCCCTAGCTTCAATTTCCTTTTCTTTGCTGGTAGTCTTTGCCAATCTACTCAGCGCCCTGCTAGCGATGTCGGGCATTTTGGTCTATGTCTTGGTCTATACCCATTGGCTCAAACGGCACAGCACCCAAAACATTGTGATTGGCGGAGCTGCGGGTGCGATCCCACCCTTAGTGGGTTGGGCGGCTGTGACAGGTGATCTGAGCTGGGCCGCTTGGGTGCTGTTTGCAATTGTCTTTTTCTGGACACCACCGCATTTCTGGGCCTTGGCGCTGATGATCCGTAAAGACTACGCGAGTGTTGGCGTGCCGATGTTGCCCGTGGTTGAAGGAGAAGCAGCAACGGCTCGGCAGATTTTGTGGTACAGCTTGCTCTTGATCCCCGTCACGCTACTGCTGGTTTATCCGCTGCATGTAATGGGCGCTGTGTACGCAGTCGTGGCATTGCTGCTGGGTGGAGTCTTGGTTCAGAAGGCATGGCAACTGATGCAAGCTCCTGAGGATCTAGACCAAGCGCGATCGCTGTTTAAGTATTCCATTCTCTACATGATGCTGCTTTGTGCAGGCATGGTAGTTGATAGTCTACCTGTCACCCATCAACTCTTGAGTTTCTGCACCGAGCATTTGCAAGCTCTCATCAGCGCCATTCCGATGCTGCAAGGTCTAACTGTTTAG
- a CDS encoding ABC transporter ATP-binding protein, which yields MPPAVLIQHLQKHYGQVEAVKDVSFQVEPGEIFGLLGPNGAGKTTTIRCLCTLAQPDAGQVEVSGVSATENPRAARQLLGYVAQEVALDKVLTGRELLQLQAALYHLPRAIAKEQIAKAIELLGLAEWADKKTGTYSGGLRKRLDLAAGLLHQPDVLVLDEPTVGLDIESRVAVWNFLRQLRAEGTAVLITSHYLEEIDALADRVAIIDRGLVIATGTPSALKDQVGGDRITLRIREFTPLEEAEAARAMLSALPTVQEVIINSAQGNSLNLVVASQTEALGTVQQALKEAGLPTFGIAQARPSLDDVYLAATGRTLVDAELAAAESRDPKAERKQNMR from the coding sequence ATGCCTCCCGCTGTTCTGATTCAACACCTCCAGAAGCACTACGGTCAGGTTGAAGCGGTTAAAGACGTTTCTTTTCAGGTGGAGCCAGGAGAGATTTTTGGTCTCCTAGGACCGAATGGTGCGGGTAAAACTACTACGATTCGCTGCCTTTGCACCCTGGCGCAACCGGACGCTGGCCAAGTCGAAGTGTCCGGTGTCTCAGCCACTGAAAACCCCAGAGCGGCTCGACAGTTGCTGGGGTATGTCGCTCAAGAGGTGGCGTTGGATAAGGTTCTGACTGGACGGGAACTGCTGCAACTGCAAGCGGCGCTGTATCATTTGCCCCGTGCGATCGCTAAAGAACAAATTGCTAAGGCGATCGAATTACTGGGTTTGGCAGAGTGGGCCGATAAAAAGACAGGCACCTATTCAGGTGGACTCCGCAAGCGGCTAGATTTGGCGGCAGGTTTGCTGCACCAACCAGATGTCTTGGTTTTGGATGAGCCAACCGTAGGCTTAGATATTGAGAGTCGCGTGGCCGTCTGGAACTTCCTGCGACAGTTGCGGGCAGAAGGCACTGCGGTACTGATCACTAGCCACTATCTAGAAGAAATTGATGCTCTGGCCGATCGCGTCGCCATTATCGATCGCGGTTTGGTGATTGCTACAGGTACTCCTTCTGCCTTGAAAGATCAAGTTGGTGGCGATCGCATTACCCTGAGAATTCGAGAGTTTACACCTCTTGAGGAAGCAGAAGCAGCCAGAGCCATGTTGTCAGCTTTGCCAACTGTGCAAGAAGTGATTATCAACAGTGCTCAAGGTAACTCACTCAACTTAGTGGTCGCGTCCCAAACCGAGGCACTGGGCACTGTGCAGCAAGCCTTGAAAGAAGCTGGGCTACCTACGTTTGGCATTGCCCAAGCCCGCCCCAGTTTAGATGATGTTTACCTCGCTGCTACAGGTCGTACCCTGGTAGATGCAGAACTGGCAGCGGCAGAGAGTCGTGATCCCAAAGCCGAACGTAAACAAAATATGCGCTAA
- a CDS encoding ABC transporter permease: MSRSVTPPKPSLTSENTALPSQAVGLATKPALPQTSTLSDFIQETLALTRRLFIQLQRRPSTLIAGIIQPLMWLVLFGALFQNVPQGLFGDSQSYGQFLGAGIIVFTAFGGALNAGLPVMFDREFGFLNRLLVAPLASRFSIVVASAIFITTLSLIQTAVIVSAIAFLGAGLPNLLGLGVVTLIVFALVLGVTGLSLGLAFALPGHVELIAVIFVTNLPLLFASTALAPLSFMPHWLQVVATLNPLSYAIEPIRYLYLHNDWALSSIVMQAPWGSVSLGGALLVLFAFDLVALLSIQPLLRRTFA; encoded by the coding sequence ATGAGCCGTAGTGTAACTCCCCCAAAACCCAGCTTGACTTCCGAGAATACAGCCTTACCTAGTCAGGCCGTTGGACTAGCTACAAAACCAGCCTTGCCTCAGACCAGCACTTTGAGCGACTTTATCCAAGAAACATTAGCGCTGACTCGTCGCCTGTTTATCCAGTTGCAGCGTCGTCCCTCCACACTGATTGCTGGCATCATTCAGCCGTTGATGTGGCTGGTGCTATTTGGGGCATTGTTCCAAAACGTGCCGCAGGGCTTGTTTGGGGATAGCCAAAGTTACGGGCAGTTTTTGGGCGCAGGCATTATTGTCTTCACGGCCTTTGGTGGAGCGTTGAATGCGGGCCTTCCGGTCATGTTCGATCGCGAGTTTGGCTTCTTAAATCGTCTGCTGGTAGCACCTCTCGCTTCTCGCTTCTCGATTGTGGTGGCCTCAGCGATTTTCATCACCACGCTCAGCCTGATTCAGACAGCAGTGATTGTCAGCGCGATCGCCTTCTTGGGTGCTGGCTTACCTAATCTTTTAGGCTTGGGTGTCGTGACTTTAATTGTGTTTGCCTTGGTTCTAGGTGTAACTGGTTTGAGCTTAGGGTTGGCCTTCGCCTTACCTGGGCACGTCGAACTGATTGCCGTGATTTTTGTCACAAATTTGCCGCTGTTGTTTGCCAGTACAGCCCTCGCCCCTCTGTCGTTTATGCCCCACTGGTTGCAAGTGGTAGCGACGCTCAATCCCCTGAGTTACGCGATCGAGCCGATTCGCTATCTCTATCTACACAATGACTGGGCTTTGAGCAGTATCGTGATGCAAGCACCTTGGGGATCAGTCAGCCTAGGTGGGGCCTTATTGGTGCTCTTTGCTTTTGACCTCGTCGCTTTGTTGAGTATTCAGCCTCTGCTCCGGCGCACCTTTGCTTAA
- a CDS encoding bifunctional serine/threonine-protein kinase/ABC transporter substrate-binding protein, giving the protein MNAMLGRLLGARYKVIQALGSGGFGQTFIAEDMQRPGNPPCVLKHLNFATQHPHVLQQVRRLFYAEAETLEKLGRHHDQIPQLLAYFEEAEEFYLVQEFIPGNPLSVELPWGTKLSEAQVIGILEDVLGVLAYIHSQGVIHRDIKPDNLIRRQHDGKLVLIDFGAVKTITNQVAETIGQTQLSVPIYTSGYGASEQCLGKPQFSSDIYALGVIAVQALTGMRPSQFPVDPESGEIVWRDQARVSVQLATIIDNMVRYHFNQRYQSATAVLQALQHITDLPRADPVEPMIPAIATPENPPDRRLRHLRSVLLGLGVATIASFGMAVLLRKPLPQLFSDVTVETSTPTPSPATAIATDHISWGEKILTPGTSQPAKQKGVDALAIKAYSQAVTALEVARQGERSDPETLIYLNNARIGAMPAHAIAVAVPLGDTLNSSLEILRGVAQAQTQVNQGGGINGVPLKVAIANDNNRIETAQAIATDLINHPHVLGVVGHGTSDTTLAAGKVYQTGQLAIVAPISSAVQLSTLGSYIFRVMPSDRFTARALCNYMLTRLQKKRVAIFFSSNSSYSESLSSEFKNALFYGAPGKVVAEFDLAGPDFNAYESVEKAIQQKAEVIMLAAPSQVSDRALQVVQINRRRLPVLAGDSIYTKKTLQVGGEAAVGMVVAVPSNVLGNTRLPFQQQAQKLWGHEIDWRTALAYDSTQTLVAGIRRDPSRRGVRQTLETPNFTATGALGAVSFSSTGDREGVVQLVQVTPVAKKQSQAYQFKPIN; this is encoded by the coding sequence ATGAATGCAATGCTAGGAAGACTGTTAGGGGCGCGCTACAAAGTTATTCAAGCTCTAGGCTCAGGCGGGTTTGGTCAGACTTTCATTGCAGAGGACATGCAGCGACCTGGCAATCCCCCCTGCGTGCTCAAACATCTGAACTTTGCGACGCAGCATCCTCACGTATTGCAACAGGTGAGGCGCTTATTTTATGCAGAAGCAGAGACTTTAGAAAAATTAGGTAGACATCACGACCAAATTCCTCAACTTTTAGCTTATTTCGAGGAAGCAGAAGAGTTTTATTTGGTGCAAGAGTTTATACCTGGTAATCCTTTAAGCGTGGAATTGCCTTGGGGGACTAAGTTATCAGAAGCTCAAGTCATTGGCATCTTAGAAGATGTTTTGGGAGTCTTAGCTTACATTCACTCCCAAGGAGTTATTCATCGAGATATTAAACCAGACAATTTAATTCGGCGGCAGCATGACGGCAAATTAGTTTTAATTGATTTTGGTGCAGTCAAAACCATTACTAACCAGGTTGCCGAAACCATAGGCCAAACCCAATTAAGCGTTCCCATTTACACCTCAGGCTATGGAGCGAGTGAGCAATGTTTAGGCAAGCCTCAATTTAGCAGCGACATTTATGCGTTGGGGGTCATCGCGGTTCAAGCCTTAACTGGAATGCGGCCTTCTCAATTTCCCGTTGATCCAGAGAGCGGAGAGATAGTTTGGCGCGACCAAGCCCGGGTCAGTGTCCAGTTAGCGACTATCATCGACAACATGGTGCGCTATCACTTCAATCAGCGTTACCAATCGGCAACGGCAGTTTTACAAGCACTGCAACATATTACTGATTTGCCTCGGGCTGATCCTGTCGAGCCTATGATTCCTGCGATCGCAACGCCTGAGAATCCCCCAGATCGCCGACTTCGTCACCTGCGGTCAGTTCTATTAGGGCTGGGTGTTGCCACAATTGCTAGCTTTGGGATGGCGGTTTTGCTCAGAAAACCCCTACCTCAACTTTTCAGCGATGTAACTGTCGAAACATCAACTCCAACCCCTAGCCCTGCTACAGCGATCGCGACTGATCACATTAGTTGGGGGGAGAAAATTCTGACACCAGGAACCAGCCAACCTGCCAAACAAAAGGGGGTAGATGCATTGGCAATTAAAGCTTACTCCCAGGCAGTAACAGCCCTAGAAGTAGCTCGCCAAGGGGAGCGCAGTGACCCAGAAACTTTGATTTACCTCAACAACGCCCGGATTGGAGCTATGCCTGCCCATGCGATCGCCGTCGCCGTTCCGCTGGGGGACACGCTGAATTCTTCCCTAGAAATTTTACGAGGGGTAGCACAAGCTCAAACCCAAGTGAATCAAGGCGGCGGCATCAATGGAGTACCACTGAAAGTAGCGATCGCCAATGATAATAACCGAATCGAAACGGCTCAAGCCATTGCTACAGACCTAATTAATCATCCTCATGTCTTAGGCGTAGTAGGACATGGTACGAGCGATACTACCTTAGCGGCTGGGAAGGTTTATCAAACAGGGCAATTGGCAATAGTGGCTCCAATTAGTTCTGCCGTGCAACTTTCAACGCTAGGCAGCTACATTTTTCGGGTCATGCCCAGCGATCGCTTCACCGCCCGTGCGCTTTGCAACTACATGCTGACCCGATTGCAAAAGAAACGAGTCGCTATTTTTTTCAGCTCCAATAGTAGTTACAGTGAATCTCTAAGCAGCGAGTTTAAGAATGCTTTGTTCTATGGTGCTCCGGGCAAGGTTGTAGCTGAGTTCGATCTAGCTGGCCCTGACTTTAATGCCTACGAAAGTGTAGAGAAAGCGATTCAGCAAAAAGCAGAAGTTATTATGCTGGCCGCTCCCAGTCAGGTGAGCGATCGCGCTTTGCAAGTTGTACAGATTAACCGCAGACGGCTTCCCGTTCTCGCCGGAGACAGCATCTATACCAAGAAGACTTTACAAGTGGGAGGGGAGGCAGCAGTCGGCATGGTCGTGGCTGTCCCTTCTAACGTTTTGGGTAATACTCGCCTACCTTTTCAACAGCAAGCCCAAAAGCTATGGGGGCATGAAATTGACTGGCGCACGGCTCTCGCCTATGACTCAACCCAGACTTTAGTCGCAGGAATCCGACGTGATCCTTCCCGTCGTGGAGTCAGACAGACATTGGAAACACCCAACTTCACTGCGACGGGTGCTCTAGGGGCTGTGTCTTTTTCTTCAACAGGCGATCGCGAAGGAGTCGTGCAGTTAGTTCAGGTCACACCTGTGGCTAAAAAGCAGTCCCAAGCTTACCAGTTCAAGCCAATCAACTAA
- the hisD gene encoding histidinol dehydrogenase: MLRIITQRTEARTELRRICDRTHDDQVFHKEATVREVLQAVKRQGDRALLHYTAEFDQQELKPEELRVSGSELDAAYQQVSKELLDAIRLAHKQIEAFHRQRVPKSWVQFGEDDVVLGKRYTPVDRAGLYVPGGRGAYPSTVLMNAVPAMVAQVPRIAIVTPPGPEKTVNPAVLVAAQEAGVQEIYRVGGAQAIAALAFGTETIPKVDVITGPGNIYVTLAKKLVYGTVGIDSLAGPSEVLVIADETANPVFIAADLLAQAEHDPMAAAILITTDSSLALKVVAEVEQQLIDHPRRTLTEKAIAHYGLIIVVDSLETAAELSNEFAPEHLELEVEDPWALIDHIRHAGAIFLGSSTPEAVGDYLAGPNHTLPTSGSARYASPLGVETFMKHSSLIQYSPTALQKVSEAVDVLATAEGLSSHADSVRLRTKPKQIDSES; this comes from the coding sequence ATGCTGCGAATTATTACTCAGCGAACTGAGGCACGGACCGAGCTACGGCGTATTTGCGATCGCACTCACGACGACCAAGTGTTTCACAAAGAAGCCACGGTTCGGGAAGTGTTACAAGCTGTGAAGCGCCAAGGCGATCGAGCCCTGCTACACTACACAGCCGAATTTGACCAACAAGAACTGAAACCTGAAGAATTACGTGTGAGTGGCTCAGAGTTGGATGCTGCCTACCAGCAGGTATCAAAGGAGTTGCTAGATGCGATTCGTTTGGCTCATAAACAGATTGAAGCGTTTCATCGGCAACGAGTCCCTAAAAGCTGGGTGCAGTTTGGTGAAGATGATGTAGTTCTAGGGAAGCGCTATACACCCGTTGATCGAGCAGGGCTCTATGTACCTGGGGGCCGAGGAGCTTATCCTAGTACGGTTTTGATGAACGCAGTTCCAGCGATGGTCGCTCAGGTACCCAGAATTGCGATCGTGACCCCACCAGGACCAGAAAAAACTGTAAACCCAGCCGTACTAGTGGCCGCGCAAGAAGCAGGCGTTCAAGAGATTTATCGAGTGGGTGGGGCGCAAGCGATCGCAGCTTTGGCATTTGGCACCGAAACCATTCCCAAAGTAGATGTGATTACGGGACCGGGAAACATCTATGTCACTTTGGCCAAGAAACTGGTTTACGGCACCGTTGGCATTGACTCCTTAGCCGGCCCTTCAGAAGTATTAGTAATCGCCGACGAAACTGCCAACCCAGTGTTTATCGCGGCTGATCTGCTAGCTCAGGCAGAGCATGACCCAATGGCAGCAGCGATCTTAATTACCACAGACTCTTCTCTGGCTCTCAAAGTAGTGGCGGAAGTAGAGCAACAACTAATTGACCATCCCAGACGCACGCTCACTGAGAAGGCGATCGCTCACTACGGCCTAATCATTGTTGTGGATTCGCTCGAAACTGCGGCTGAGCTTTCTAATGAATTTGCCCCAGAGCATTTAGAGCTAGAAGTTGAAGACCCGTGGGCCTTAATTGACCACATTCGTCATGCTGGAGCTATCTTCCTGGGGTCCTCGACGCCAGAGGCTGTAGGAGACTACTTAGCAGGTCCCAACCACACCTTGCCTACTTCTGGTTCGGCTCGCTATGCCTCGCCTCTAGGAGTAGAAACTTTTATGAAACACTCTAGCTTGATTCAATACAGTCCCACAGCGCTACAAAAAGTCTCAGAAGCCGTGGATGTTTTAGCCACAGCGGAAGGGCTCAGTTCTCATGCGGACTCCGTGCGACTAAGAACTAAGCCCAAGCAGATAGACTCGGAATCCTAA
- the rpsT gene encoding 30S ribosomal protein S20 yields the protein MANIKSAIKRVKIAERNRLRNKTYKSAVKTLMKKYLAAVDTYTANPSPELEQEVQQHMANAYSKIDKAVKRGVLHPNTGARKKSNLAKALKRQDASVSAAS from the coding sequence GTGGCGAATATTAAGTCTGCTATTAAACGCGTCAAGATCGCAGAACGCAACCGTTTGCGCAACAAAACCTACAAGTCAGCGGTGAAAACCCTGATGAAGAAGTACTTAGCAGCTGTAGACACCTATACAGCCAATCCTAGCCCTGAGCTAGAGCAAGAAGTACAGCAGCACATGGCCAATGCCTACAGCAAAATTGATAAAGCTGTGAAGCGAGGTGTATTGCACCCTAACACTGGGGCTCGCAAGAAATCGAACCTTGCTAAAGCTCTAAAGCGGCAAGATGCTTCTGTTTCTGCTGCTTCCTAG
- a CDS encoding TatD family hydrolase, with protein sequence MQLIDTHVHINFDTFQPDLEAISQRWREAGLVHLIHSCVEPAEFSSMQALADRFPELSFAVGLHPLDVDKWTPDSHCQILELATSDPRVVAIGETGLDFYKAENRQQQTAVFQAQLAIAQALNLPVIIHCRDAAPEMAQLLKDFWQSQGPVRGVMHCWGGTPTETEWFLELGFYISFSGTVTFKNAAQIQASARMVPSDRLLVETDCPFLAPVPKRGERRNEPAYVRYVAEQVAHLRSVSLEVLAAQTTQNACKLFGLSQLQLEATEGLAIS encoded by the coding sequence ATGCAGTTGATTGATACGCACGTCCATATCAACTTTGATACTTTTCAGCCTGACTTAGAGGCTATATCTCAGCGCTGGCGAGAAGCAGGTTTGGTTCATCTGATCCATTCTTGTGTAGAGCCAGCGGAGTTTAGCAGTATGCAAGCGCTGGCTGATCGGTTTCCAGAGCTGTCTTTTGCCGTAGGTCTGCACCCCCTGGATGTGGACAAATGGACCCCTGATTCTCATTGCCAGATCTTGGAGTTGGCTACCTCTGACCCTCGAGTCGTGGCGATTGGGGAAACGGGTTTGGACTTTTACAAGGCGGAGAATCGGCAGCAGCAAACAGCTGTGTTTCAAGCTCAACTTGCGATCGCTCAAGCGTTGAATTTGCCAGTGATCATTCATTGCCGAGATGCTGCACCCGAAATGGCGCAGCTACTCAAGGATTTTTGGCAAAGCCAAGGTCCGGTTCGCGGCGTAATGCATTGCTGGGGAGGGACACCAACCGAAACTGAGTGGTTCCTAGAACTAGGTTTCTACATCAGTTTTAGCGGTACGGTGACTTTCAAAAATGCGGCTCAAATTCAAGCTTCCGCCCGTATGGTGCCTAGCGATCGCCTTTTAGTAGAAACAGACTGCCCCTTCTTAGCTCCTGTCCCCAAGCGGGGTGAGCGCCGGAACGAACCTGCCTATGTACGTTATGTAGCCGAGCAAGTCGCTCATTTGCGATCGGTTTCTCTAGAAGTGCTGGCAGCGCAGACTACACAGAATGCCTGTAAACTTTTTGGTTTGTCTCAGCTACAACTAGAAGCAACTGAAGGACTCGCCATCTCCTGA